GCGGCTGGACGCAACCGATCCGCACAATCCGCGAAGGGTTTGTCCAAGAGGTAGGGGATACGCCGGTCCACGCACGCCTGCACATAATCCGGCATCTCGATGTGTTTCCCCGCGACGAGAGCGGCGTCCGGTTTGCTCGCTTCAAGACATTCTGCTGCTGTCTCATATCCGGGACACTGGAAATCATCTGCCAACTGTTGCCGAGGTCCCGCTTCGGCATCCATGACGCCTACAATCTCGTGTCCGAGTTCATGCGCCGTGCGAGCCATACTCCGTCCGTGGTGACTATAGGAAAGAACAACTAATTCCATTTTTTGATTATTCCTTGCGGTTCGGTAAGGGAAGTTAGAGATTTCACGTGCCATTCCGTACACCCGCCTGCTCCGTTGTTGCAGGCTACGGCTTCGTTAAACCTATTTTCAATTATTCCTTAAAGCAACACATTAAAAACTTTCATCTATAAAATGAATACATCGGCATGCCTGTGAAGAGTCGAATCAGCACCCACACGCCACCTACCATGAATTCGCCGAGGATCAGTCCTAAAAAGAGTGGATACGCCTTACGATAAAGGCGAATCCCGCCCACCTTCAGTAAGATTGTTTTGACACCCCAACTGATCAGTATCGAAAACCACAACCGACCGATTGTTGATTTTTCACCAGCGACCATATAACCCGCAGGATGGAAGGGCCAGAACGGAAATATTGTTCGCAGCCACCAGAAGAAACCGGTAAAGAGTGCGCCGATGCCGATAAAAATCACGGCAGGAACATCGGTGTCAACAGGGTGATAGATCCAACTTTGAAGGAGATTGTAGCCACCTGTGCCGAGGTCACTCACAACACCGATATTGTACCCGACGACAAGATATGCCCAAAACGATGCCAGAATCCCGATCACTGAAGCGAACATCATCGCGACAATGAGTCTGCCGGAGCGCATGCCTGTCTCCTCTGCAAGTTTAAAGCCTTCAAGTGTATGCGGCATTGGATGGGCGCGCGATCCACGATTGAAGGTGAGATAGAGACGCATCATCGTTAAACTGCCGTGCGAAATCAATCGGGTGCCGAAAATATCTGTGAGAATATCGTGGGGCGTTGCGTATGTCCGTATCGTCGGCGGTCCGACTTCAGCACGGATACGCGTCAGACTCATCGCCAACAGGTAATAGATTAAAAAATAGAGTCCAATGGTCCAGAATTCCATCCCGCCTTGTCGTGAAAAAGCGAACAGGAAGAACAAGCCGCACACCAACCCAATTGCCGCCCAACGATAGCGTATCGGTTCCCTACTGTCGTCGATGTCGCCCGGTGCCTTCCGCCACCGAAAGATATACCTAAGAATCCTAAGAAAGTAGCGGCGTCCGCCCCAGAGTGCGAGACACGCAAGTATAAGATACCCACCCATCACCTGTTGCCAGTCGTAAGGAAACCCCGGCATAACGTCAAGACCGAGTGCGCTGCCCAATATCCGTTGTGCTTTCCAAAACCAGTAAAAAAACCAAATTGAAAACGACATTTCCAGCGGCATCAGATAGGCGAGTCCAACGGCGAACGAACGGATATAAACCGGTGTCCACCCCATTGAACTCCACGGTTTCTGCGTGAAGTATTGACCAAGTTCAGCATGCCGCACCGGGATTTCAGGGATCTCAGGGAAAAGCACCTGGAGACCATTGATGAGGTTGATGCCGCCTGCAATCGAAAACCCAAGCCACATCATCGGCGATCGGAAGAGTCGACCGTCGAGCCTTGTCATTTCCAACGGCAATTGCACGATAGGGTACGTCAATCGTTCATGCTCGATCCACTGTCTTCGGAGGAAAACGTCCAAACAGATCATCACCCAGATAAGGACGGTCAGAAAGAGGGTCCACCAGAGAATCGGGCGTAACCATCCCCGCAGATGCACCATCCTATAAATCGTGCTCTCCCCATCGTAGAACGCCTGCAGGCTCGCCATATCGTTAGACGTAAGCCACGGAGGCAGATACCGCCAAAACAGTTGTTTCCATTCGTTCTCAGGGGTCGCGAACCAGAACGCGTCGGATATCGTCGGGATAACCGTTTGCATCATATCGTGTCCCGCGATTGCTGAAGAGAGCGACAGTATCACGAAGACCGTCAGAAGTTCACCCTGCCTCAGAGCAAACCGCGGCAGAAACCGATTCAACAACAGGTTAAAAGGGATGAGCACCATCAACGTGATAATCACGTTATAGATGAGGGACATCGTCGTCGGGAGGGTGCTCCAGAATTTGAGGTGGTTTGCCATGATGAAGTAGGTATTCACTGGAATCAGTAGCAAACCGAGGACAATGGCACGGAACGTTACGCCGGGATGGGGATTTTGTTTTTTCAATGTTGCGTTTGCCATATAGAGACTGGGACTTGTGGTTTGTAATGGAGCAATTTTTTATGGCAGGAGGGTTGAAGGGTTATTTGACAATAGCAACAACAATAGAAATAATTAGCGCACCGATGGCGCATGCGGTAACGATCCAACTTCGCACCCCTGCAATCGCGCTTTGTTTTCCTTTGAGTTCCGATATACCATTCTCAACAGTGCGGAGCCGGGTATCCATCCCATCTAAACGCTGATCCATCCTATCTAAACGCTGATTGACTTGATCAAAGCCGTCTTTCATTAACTGGTAGAGTTCTTCATTTGTCATTTCTCTGTTCCTTTGGCTTTCCGCAGATTATGCCAATTCAAACTCGCTTTTAGTAGAATTATACCACAATTTCTATTTTCTGTCACCTGCTTTTTTTAGTTTCCTTCTCGCACGCCAATATGCAAACTGCCGGAGATAATAACCGAGGTTTTTCGGAATTTTCTTAAACTCTGGCACAAATGGGCACCTCCCGCCGATTACCACCAACTCTACCTTAGCACGCGTCATCGCAACGTAGAAAACGCGCCGCTCCTCTGCGAGTTTACTATCACGACGCGGGAAACGCCGCCTCAGTGTGTTATGGATGAGAATAACCTTTTCCCATTCCCTGCCTTTTGCCTTGTGGATCGTCGTCACTTCGACAGGATGCGCGTGCCTGGCGAGCATTTCTTGAATCTGATCGGTTTCGTAGTTCGTGCGCGCCAAAATAGCGGTTTCCTGAGATGATTTCAATTCACGGCGTAAGAGGGTTTCCATAGTCTCAGGGGTTGTCTCTAAGGTTTTTATGTGCTGTTGCATCGGATTGTGGGCGCGGAGATTTTTACGGATGCGTGGCGTGTTTCGCTCAATCAAGGCTCTTGCGTGTTCGACAATCGTTGACGTGGAACGATAGTTCCGCGTGATTTCGTATTTTGCGACATCCCGCCGATCGGTAAATTCCTGCATAATTTCGGAATCGCCACCGCGAAACCCGTAAATGGCTTGGTCGTCGTCGCCAACAGCGAAAAGGTCTTCCGATAAAAGCGAAATCAGTCGGAAGTCAGCGGGGGCAATGTCTTGGAATTCGTCGACGAGCAGATACGGGTATTTGTCCCGGTAGGTTTGCCGAAGATCCGGACACGTTTCAAGCAAGTTTGCGGCGTGGATTATCATATCCTCGAAATCGACAGCGTTTGCCTCGGTTTTGAGCGTTTCATATTTTACGGCAAAAGCCTGCGCCACGCGATCCTCAAGCATCGTTGGGTCGAACAATCCTGTGGTGACCTGCCGTTTTGCTCGCATAACGGTCTCTTTTATGTCGTTAAAACGGTCGCGGAGATTCTCAAAGTCAGGGTCTCTGTCGAGATGTTCTTTGTATGGGATCTCGAAATGCTGGCAGAACATTTCAAGCACGAGCTGGTTGCCATACTGCACCCGCAACGGATCGGCACGATTAAACACGTCTGCACGTTTTCTGTAGAACGCAATCCAGTGCGCCTCGCGACGATTCGCCTCTCGTCCTGGCACCCATTCAAGCACCTCAAAACTGAAATGTGTTTCACTTTCGGCTCGGATCGCTTGTCGAAGTCGGTCATTTGATGAGTGATCGAAGTGTTCCTTCCGCCGCCGATCTGGATTTGTCGTTTGCCCGATGTAACATCTGCCGGTACTTTTACTCTCTATCCTAT
This DNA window, taken from Candidatus Poribacteria bacterium, encodes the following:
- a CDS encoding AAA family ATPase, translated to MRLDRNQEKAVNHVRGPAIVIAGPGSGKTTVVTARILNLIQTHNIPPSQILAIAFNRKAVEEMEIRILSGLASSKFSDNTETSQKPVIRTLHAFGKDIITENYERSGFRHIPEIWAGQIDKIISEERRQIERKASDASVAIYRIESKSTGRCYIGQTTNPDRRRKEHFDHSSNDRLRQAIRAESETHFSFEVLEWVPGREANRREAHWIAFYRKRADVFNRADPLRVQYGNQLVLEMFCQHFEIPYKEHLDRDPDFENLRDRFNDIKETVMRAKRQVTTGLFDPTMLEDRVAQAFAVKYETLKTEANAVDFEDMIIHAANLLETCPDLRQTYRDKYPYLLVDEFQDIAPADFRLISLLSEDLFAVGDDDQAIYGFRGGDSEIMQEFTDRRDVAKYEITRNYRSTSTIVEHARALIERNTPRIRKNLRAHNPMQQHIKTLETTPETMETLLRRELKSSQETAILARTNYETDQIQEMLARHAHPVEVTTIHKAKGREWEKVILIHNTLRRRFPRRDSKLAEERRVFYVAMTRAKVELVVIGGRCPFVPEFKKIPKNLGYYLRQFAYWRARRKLKKAGDRK